One stretch of Balneolaceae bacterium DNA includes these proteins:
- a CDS encoding HipA domain-containing protein, translating to MMGKLHATPVRGEEVFSFAYEKDWLASPHAQRLDPNLRLYEGEQYVPDQRRNFGMFLDSSPDRWGRMLMNRREALYARRNEQEPRTLRESDYLLGVYDGHRMGALRFKRTPSGPFLDDNHQHASPPWSMLRDLEYISRQAERPDASEEPEYHKWLDLLVAPGSSLGGARPKASVLDPDDQLWIAKFPSRSDDRDVGAWEKVAGLLADRCGIPTAESRLEKFSKMGHTFISRRFDRSDAGYRKHFVSAMTLLGYRDGIDHRDGASYLELVALIIEMGSDVQADLMDLWKRMAFNVLISNTDDHLRNHGFLLTPAGWKLSPAFDLNPEPAGIGLTLNINERENALDLDLVREVAPHFRLDEGEANSIIQKMEKEVGAWRDLAASRGISREEIALMRPAFNVAV from the coding sequence ATGATGGGCAAGCTGCATGCCACGCCTGTTCGAGGCGAGGAAGTATTTTCATTTGCTTACGAAAAAGATTGGCTTGCTTCCCCTCATGCGCAACGATTGGATCCGAATCTTCGCCTATATGAAGGTGAGCAGTATGTACCAGACCAAAGGCGTAATTTTGGCATGTTTCTAGATTCCTCACCCGATCGATGGGGTCGAATGCTCATGAACCGAAGAGAAGCGCTATATGCACGCAGGAATGAGCAGGAACCCCGGACATTAAGGGAATCTGATTACCTTCTTGGCGTATATGACGGGCATCGTATGGGGGCTCTGCGATTCAAACGGACTCCATCAGGGCCTTTTCTGGATGACAACCATCAGCATGCTTCCCCTCCTTGGTCCATGTTACGTGACTTGGAGTATATCAGCCGTCAGGCAGAACGACCAGATGCTTCTGAAGAACCTGAGTATCATAAGTGGCTTGACCTGCTGGTAGCACCGGGCTCCTCCCTGGGAGGAGCCCGTCCCAAAGCCAGTGTTCTTGATCCGGATGACCAGCTTTGGATCGCTAAATTTCCCAGCCGAAGTGACGACCGTGATGTTGGTGCTTGGGAAAAAGTTGCCGGATTGCTAGCAGATCGATGTGGAATCCCAACGGCTGAATCCAGGTTGGAGAAATTTTCCAAGATGGGTCATACTTTTATCTCAAGGAGATTTGACAGATCTGATGCGGGTTACCGAAAGCACTTTGTTTCGGCCATGACTTTATTGGGCTACCGGGACGGGATCGACCATAGAGACGGTGCCAGCTATCTTGAATTGGTCGCATTAATTATCGAGATGGGCTCTGATGTTCAGGCAGATTTGATGGATCTATGGAAGAGAATGGCCTTTAATGTATTAATATCAAATACAGATGATCACCTGAGAAATCATGGTTTTCTGCTTACTCCAGCCGGTTGGAAGTTATCTCCTGCATTTGATCTGAATCCTGAACCAGCCGGTATCGGCCTGACACTTAATATTAACGAGCGGGAAAACGCCTTAGATCTCGACCTGGTACGGGAAGTGGCCCCTCATTTTCGGTTGGATGAAGGTGAGGCTAATAGTATTATTCAAAAAATGGAGAAGGAGGTCGGAGCATGGCGTGATCTGGCTGCCTCCAGGGGAATATCCAGAGAAGAAATTGCACTAATGCGTCCGGCATTTAATGTGGCGGTATGA
- a CDS encoding helix-turn-helix transcriptional regulator, translating into MSQKRPTMLPQQKRILAKVGENMKLARLRRKLSMEQVAERADISRTTLWHIEEGSPSVAMGYYLQVLSILGLEDDLLAVASDDKLGRKLQDAELKVNKRAPKSGA; encoded by the coding sequence ATGTCTCAGAAACGTCCTACGATGCTTCCACAGCAGAAACGTATTCTTGCAAAAGTGGGGGAGAATATGAAATTGGCTCGGCTTCGCAGAAAGCTCAGTATGGAACAGGTTGCCGAACGGGCGGATATCAGCCGAACGACCCTTTGGCATATTGAGGAGGGCTCCCCAAGCGTGGCCATGGGCTATTATTTGCAGGTTTTATCCATTTTGGGCCTGGAGGATGATCTTTTGGCGGTTGCTTCCGATGATAAGTTGGGCCGTAAGCTTCAGGATGCGGAGTTGAAAGTCAACAAAAGAGCTCCTAAGTCAGGGGCGTAG
- a CDS encoding histidine kinase dimerization/phosphoacceptor domain -containing protein yields the protein MEISSSESRRFYLSRKLIWAVGLFVVLASGMVVLVNFSLNMISASRNYTSLLSQWSQFHSQGTLYLERYARDGELEDLASYRQAKEYEERISGVIDELFLEDMDVEKVFDVFNEAELYPNEISTLIISFQYFGDLRPVQRLRESWNELDSLDRLEERLVTRLERADDPAGTNATQSRAFLSRLDEINEQWVWQSRQLTAEVAGISQGLRQFGLWFSVINGLLLLLVGVVISVRVSKSINRWEHSMAERDRLARIPEMNPNPVLVLSGEGEVSYCNSSAEELLPRIRKEGIDHAFLRHMADHLNHDRDMEFSRTRTVEVDGTWYQQLIHYVREEDAYHIHAQDVTDKRRQQHELRASLEEKEVLLGEIHHRVKNNLAVVSGLLEMESMMGRDPGTALQESRDRIKSMAIIHEILYRSNSFSNLNLKHYVEQLSDYIGDTYIRNGHGAIRLKKEVEDVTININQAIPAGLILSEMLGNAIEHGYDSGQEGEIRVQLRQEGDWVVLMVSDDGKGLPEHFDYESEDTVGFTIVRELSRQLEGEVALDSAPGEGVRFVLRFQKEAEARGAAGNYTPDAQDRGSEDAGSVPDGETSGGETAGSVSDGSVPDGSESAGNETAPNNDRRS from the coding sequence ATGGAAATTTCATCTTCAGAGAGCCGTCGTTTCTACCTCTCCCGGAAACTGATCTGGGCGGTGGGGCTTTTCGTCGTGTTGGCCAGCGGTATGGTGGTTCTGGTCAACTTCTCGCTGAACATGATTTCGGCCTCCCGTAACTACACTTCTCTGCTGTCGCAGTGGAGCCAGTTCCACTCCCAGGGCACCCTATACCTGGAGCGCTATGCCCGCGACGGCGAACTGGAGGATCTGGCGAGTTACCGTCAGGCTAAGGAGTACGAGGAGCGCATATCGGGGGTGATTGACGAGCTCTTTCTGGAGGATATGGACGTGGAGAAGGTGTTTGATGTTTTCAACGAAGCCGAGCTCTATCCGAACGAGATTTCCACCCTCATCATCTCCTTTCAATATTTCGGGGACCTGCGGCCGGTGCAGCGCCTGAGGGAATCGTGGAACGAACTGGACAGCCTGGACCGGCTGGAGGAAAGGCTGGTAACCCGCCTGGAACGGGCGGACGATCCTGCAGGAACGAACGCCACCCAGAGCCGCGCCTTTCTGAGCCGCCTGGACGAAATCAACGAGCAGTGGGTGTGGCAGAGCCGGCAGCTTACCGCGGAGGTGGCCGGCATTTCGCAGGGACTGCGGCAGTTCGGTCTCTGGTTCAGCGTCATCAACGGACTTCTCCTGCTGCTCGTGGGGGTGGTCATTTCGGTGCGCGTATCTAAAAGCATCAACCGCTGGGAGCACAGCATGGCGGAGCGCGACCGGCTGGCCCGCATCCCCGAGATGAATCCCAACCCGGTGCTTGTGTTGTCCGGTGAGGGGGAGGTGTCCTATTGCAACTCCTCGGCTGAGGAGCTGCTGCCTCGCATCAGGAAAGAGGGCATCGATCATGCCTTTCTGCGCCATATGGCGGATCACCTGAATCACGATCGGGACATGGAATTTTCACGCACGCGTACGGTGGAAGTGGACGGTACCTGGTATCAGCAGCTGATTCACTATGTCCGCGAGGAAGACGCCTACCACATTCATGCCCAGGATGTGACCGACAAGCGCCGGCAGCAGCACGAGCTCCGTGCGTCACTTGAAGAGAAGGAGGTGCTCCTGGGGGAAATCCACCATCGCGTCAAGAACAACCTGGCGGTGGTTTCCGGGCTGCTGGAGATGGAGAGCATGATGGGACGTGATCCCGGGACGGCGCTCCAGGAGAGCCGCGACCGCATCAAATCGATGGCCATCATTCACGAGATTCTCTACCGGTCCAACTCCTTTTCCAATCTGAATCTGAAGCACTACGTGGAGCAGCTTTCCGACTACATCGGTGACACCTATATACGCAACGGGCACGGGGCCATCCGTCTGAAGAAGGAGGTGGAGGATGTCACCATTAATATCAACCAGGCCATTCCCGCAGGACTCATACTCAGCGAAATGCTGGGGAACGCCATCGAGCACGGCTACGATTCGGGCCAGGAGGGGGAGATTCGCGTGCAGCTTCGCCAGGAGGGAGATTGGGTTGTCCTGATGGTTTCCGACGACGGCAAGGGGCTTCCCGAGCATTTCGACTACGAATCGGAGGATACCGTGGGCTTTACGATTGTACGGGAGCTGTCGCGTCAGCTTGAAGGTGAGGTGGCGCTGGATTCCGCGCCGGGAGAGGGGGTTCGTTTTGTCCTGCGTTTCCAGAAGGAGGCGGAGGCTCGCGGGGCTGCCGGGAATTACACCCCGGATGCGCAGGATCGCGGGAGCGAAGACGCGGGGAGTGTGCCTGACGGCGAAACTTCCGGCGGCGAAACCGCCGGGAGTGTGAGTGACGGAAGTGTGCCTGACGGCAGCGAATCCGCCGGCAATGAAACCGCCCCAAATAATGATAGGAGATCATAA
- a CDS encoding AAA family ATPase, producing MMGRFRVQNRGPFLGQADFDLTASHYKEHPSHLLHLEGSHPSLLRNALIVGDNGSGKSVLLEAIRYIRDRVVRCPEPEEGMNARMFRIRGGAKHLSASYVYSFYHEGVRYRFRLSISPRHVVHEMLYRVDTLPGTQGAALYHRWNRGETTRARPIRPQMEKVQDIRALHRMAAATPRNGILLAHAEEEGLEMLVPLLNYFRQSIRIIPGRDEVPLMDILAARPGSPFYRYLREHLAAVQADGLLQGTHYEEHEGTLGSWNHYRLQKARISNTGEIMTEGLAWYLQQLACIYDAHRNGKLLIIDGLDRGLHPRVARRLLKCCVEPWSGPAISDSRPSHANSPNSSSKANSSSKANSSNKSSKPSKASNAQFVLTAHDPVLLDLSLLRRDEIWLVEKDASTGTSTLRNLREMGLRNDLRLGRAYLEGRLKG from the coding sequence ATGATGGGCCGTTTTCGGGTCCAAAACAGGGGACCCTTTCTGGGGCAGGCCGACTTCGATCTGACCGCCTCCCACTACAAAGAACACCCCTCTCACCTGCTACACCTGGAGGGATCGCATCCGTCGCTGCTTCGAAACGCACTGATTGTCGGCGATAATGGCTCAGGCAAATCCGTACTGCTGGAAGCCATACGCTATATCCGCGACCGGGTCGTTCGCTGCCCCGAGCCCGAGGAGGGCATGAACGCCCGTATGTTTCGGATCCGAGGCGGGGCGAAACACCTTTCGGCGAGTTATGTGTATTCGTTCTATCATGAAGGGGTCCGCTATCGCTTCAGGCTGTCGATCTCTCCGCGTCATGTGGTACATGAGATGCTCTACCGGGTCGACACCCTCCCCGGTACCCAGGGAGCGGCCCTTTATCATCGCTGGAACCGGGGGGAAACCACCCGTGCACGTCCCATTCGGCCTCAAATGGAAAAGGTACAGGACATCCGAGCCCTGCATCGTATGGCCGCAGCTACGCCGCGCAACGGGATTCTGCTTGCCCATGCGGAGGAGGAGGGTCTTGAGATGCTGGTGCCGCTGCTCAACTACTTCCGTCAATCGATTCGCATCATTCCTGGTCGCGACGAAGTGCCCCTGATGGACATCCTCGCCGCACGGCCCGGGAGTCCCTTTTACCGGTATCTGCGGGAGCACCTTGCGGCGGTTCAGGCCGACGGACTTCTACAGGGAACGCATTATGAGGAGCATGAGGGGACGCTCGGATCCTGGAACCATTACCGCCTTCAGAAGGCGAGGATTTCAAACACCGGGGAAATCATGACGGAGGGACTGGCCTGGTACCTGCAGCAGCTGGCCTGTATTTACGATGCCCATCGAAACGGCAAGCTGCTGATCATCGACGGACTGGACCGGGGGTTGCATCCCCGCGTTGCGCGCAGGCTGCTGAAATGCTGCGTGGAGCCCTGGAGTGGTCCCGCAATTTCGGACAGTCGGCCAAGCCACGCCAACTCGCCGAACTCGTCCAGCAAGGCCAACTCGTCCAGCAAGGCCAACTCGTCAAACAAGTCCAGCAAGCCCAGCAAAGCCAGCAACGCGCAGTTTGTACTCACCGCCCACGATCCCGTGCTGTTGGATCTGTCGCTGCTCCGGCGCGACGAGATCTGGCTGGTGGAAAAGGACGCCTCCACCGGCACTTCGACGCTCCGAAACCTGAGGGAGATGGGCTTGCGCAACGACCTGAGGCTGGGCCGGGCCTACCTGGAGGGGCGGCTGAAAGGCTAA
- a CDS encoding type II toxin-antitoxin system death-on-curing family toxin: MIKFLDKKTILAFHQDQIVSYGGSQGIRDERLLESALSQPQASFGGEYVHEDLFEMAAAYGFHICQNHPFYDGNKRTALIAMYTFLFVNGYRMAADKKGLFAIMIDLANGKVEKKELAEFLKKHSSKRED; the protein is encoded by the coding sequence GTGATAAAATTTCTGGATAAGAAGACGATCCTTGCCTTTCATCAGGATCAAATAGTCTCCTATGGAGGCAGCCAGGGGATACGGGATGAACGACTGTTGGAATCTGCCCTTTCCCAACCTCAGGCCAGCTTTGGAGGAGAGTATGTCCACGAGGATCTGTTTGAAATGGCAGCGGCCTATGGATTTCATATCTGTCAAAACCATCCGTTTTATGATGGCAACAAACGAACAGCTCTTATTGCCATGTACACCTTTCTTTTTGTTAATGGTTACCGGATGGCGGCTGATAAGAAAGGGCTGTTTGCTATCATGATCGACCTGGCCAACGGTAAAGTTGAGAAGAAGGAATTGGCAGAATTCTTGAAAAAGCACTCATCGAAGCGGGAGGATTAG
- a CDS encoding TolC family protein: MNKIHLPPFDPGKSSLGKAAATSLCRTTATSLRRAAVACLLAMLIGLAYLPGNASAQRTSDTSQHSAALPDSLQFSGEINLTQALQIALSNNTSVKRALLSIRDADQQIRSAWSNVLPTVAGSMNYTRNLEVPVNFIPEVVFDPEGDPNTLVPVAFGTDNNWSGGFSVSQTLFNGQAFVGISSSELVKASQSENLRATAQGVVTQTRIAYYDLLIAKQQLAMQQTRVERIRANLRDTRSRYEQGFVDRYAVTQLEVQLSNQEPQLTNARFAVEDARRNLLDQMGLPVHLDLTVRGDLNSFDIRTTQASSAENQALKRIDRLTPLAEADSTFLQGAMEFRGDMRILDVRQELQQKQITAQKSQYLPTLSASYNLQWSAAQSGSPAFFGSSEQRARSQTLMINLQVPLFQGFSRDAAITRSQIQLRDLRLQEQQARRDARKEIISARQNIENAMQTAQARARALEQAREGYERARQRYDSGLGSQQEVTDAELQLREAETGYAQMVYSYLAAKAQYDQAIGRVPFVQQNIESIRDDIRMEPAAER, from the coding sequence ATGAATAAGATTCACCTCCCTCCTTTCGATCCCGGCAAGTCCTCCCTCGGCAAGGCGGCCGCCACATCCCTATGCCGTACAACCGCCACATCCCTGCGCCGCGCAGCCGTCGCCTGCCTGCTGGCCATGCTGATCGGCCTGGCCTACCTGCCGGGCAACGCCTCCGCCCAACGCACCTCCGACACGAGCCAGCACAGCGCCGCCCTCCCCGACAGCCTGCAGTTCAGCGGGGAGATCAACCTCACCCAGGCCCTGCAGATCGCCCTCTCCAACAATACCTCCGTGAAGCGGGCCCTGCTGTCCATTCGCGACGCCGACCAGCAAATACGCTCGGCCTGGAGCAACGTGCTGCCCACCGTGGCCGGATCCATGAACTACACGCGCAACCTGGAGGTGCCGGTCAACTTCATCCCCGAGGTGGTCTTCGATCCCGAGGGCGACCCCAACACGCTGGTGCCCGTGGCCTTCGGCACCGACAACAACTGGTCGGGCGGCTTCAGCGTCTCCCAGACCCTCTTCAACGGGCAGGCCTTCGTGGGCATCAGCAGCTCGGAGCTCGTAAAAGCCTCCCAGTCGGAAAACCTGCGCGCCACCGCCCAGGGCGTAGTCACGCAGACCCGCATCGCCTACTACGACCTGCTCATCGCCAAGCAGCAGCTGGCCATGCAGCAAACCCGTGTAGAGCGCATCCGCGCCAACCTGCGCGACACCAGAAGCCGCTACGAACAGGGCTTCGTAGACCGTTACGCCGTGACCCAGCTGGAGGTACAGCTCAGCAACCAGGAGCCCCAGCTCACCAACGCACGCTTTGCCGTCGAGGACGCCCGCCGCAACCTGCTTGACCAGATGGGACTGCCGGTACACCTCGACCTCACTGTGCGCGGCGACCTGAACAGCTTTGACATCCGCACAACCCAGGCTTCCTCAGCCGAAAACCAGGCCCTCAAGCGCATCGACCGGCTTACTCCCCTGGCCGAGGCCGACTCCACCTTCCTGCAAGGCGCCATGGAATTCCGCGGCGACATGCGCATCCTGGACGTGCGTCAGGAACTCCAACAGAAGCAGATTACCGCCCAGAAAAGCCAGTACCTGCCCACACTGTCGGCCTCCTACAACCTGCAGTGGTCAGCCGCCCAGTCGGGCAGCCCCGCCTTTTTCGGCAGCTCGGAGCAGCGGGCCCGCTCGCAGACCCTGATGATCAACCTGCAGGTACCCCTGTTTCAGGGCTTCAGCCGCGACGCAGCCATCACACGATCGCAGATCCAGCTGAGAGACCTTCGCCTGCAGGAGCAGCAGGCCCGACGCGACGCACGCAAGGAGATTATCTCCGCACGCCAGAACATCGAAAACGCCATGCAGACGGCCCAGGCGCGAGCCCGCGCCCTGGAGCAGGCCCGCGAGGGCTATGAACGCGCCCGCCAACGCTACGACAGCGGACTGGGCAGCCAGCAGGAAGTCACCGATGCCGAACTGCAGCTGCGCGAGGCGGAAACAGGTTACGCCCAGATGGTTTACAGCTACCTGGCCGCCAAGGCGCAGTACGACCAGGCCATCGGCCGGGTGCCCTTTGTACAGCAGAACATCGAATCCATACGAGACGACATACGGATGGAGCCGGCCGCAGAGCGCTGA
- a CDS encoding AbrB/MazE/SpoVT family DNA-binding domain-containing protein: protein METKIRKIGNSLGVTLPKQLIDELHLKEGDTLTIETQDGNVKLTPMDPEFEQWAEAYREANTDYKDVLKELAK, encoded by the coding sequence ATGGAAACCAAAATTCGCAAAATTGGAAACAGTCTGGGTGTCACCCTTCCCAAGCAATTGATTGATGAACTCCATCTGAAAGAGGGAGATACCCTGACTATCGAAACCCAGGATGGTAATGTGAAACTAACGCCGATGGATCCTGAATTTGAACAGTGGGCCGAGGCCTATCGCGAGGCCAATACCGATTACAAGGACGTGCTCAAGGAGTTGGCCAAGTGA
- a CDS encoding helix-turn-helix domain-containing protein yields the protein MSTEERRKREKERRRRQILEAAKELISEKGIDSLTMSEIANRAELSKGTLYLYFENKTDLCLAITGMELEDLFQDFNAIIQKDKPGLYLIEEMGDTFLDYVSSRPHYLNTMMMNEARRHSASPDEFPEQEELEDVARRLLMTITRAIQIGMQDGSITSDMNPKILAVQFWGGMRGIMHLLVCDRHGPVESVLEESGLTKHDIFRQFNRVLLQGIKSQNHNAEDHHDE from the coding sequence ATGAGCACCGAAGAACGCAGAAAACGCGAAAAGGAACGCCGCCGCCGTCAGATCCTGGAGGCCGCCAAGGAGTTGATCTCCGAAAAAGGGATCGACAGTCTTACCATGAGCGAGATTGCCAATCGCGCGGAGCTCAGCAAGGGGACCCTCTACCTTTACTTCGAAAACAAGACCGACCTCTGCCTGGCCATCACTGGCATGGAGCTGGAAGACCTCTTCCAGGATTTCAACGCCATTATCCAGAAAGACAAGCCCGGCCTTTATCTCATCGAGGAGATGGGCGATACCTTCCTGGATTACGTCTCCAGCCGCCCCCACTACCTTAACACCATGATGATGAACGAGGCGCGCCGTCACAGCGCCTCGCCGGACGAATTCCCCGAACAGGAGGAGCTGGAAGACGTAGCCCGGCGCCTGCTGATGACCATTACGCGCGCCATACAGATCGGCATGCAGGACGGAAGCATTACCTCCGATATGAATCCCAAAATCCTGGCTGTCCAGTTCTGGGGAGGCATGCGCGGCATCATGCACCTGTTGGTATGCGACCGCCACGGACCTGTCGAGTCGGTGCTGGAGGAGAGCGGCCTGACCAAGCACGACATATTCCGGCAGTTCAACCGGGTGCTCCTGCAGGGCATAAAATCGCAAAACCACAACGCCGAAGACCATCACGATGAATAA
- a CDS encoding ABC transporter permease, whose product MLRNYVKIAFRNLFKEPSYTLINVASLAVGIACFLFLLLLVQYTFNFDTFHEKSEQIYRLNDHILTESGSEINAAITPWPWAPAIADEFPEVEGYVRFADRSHSVAYQENILSYGVHYVDEAFFDVFSFDLQTGDPALALDGPNKVVLTPPVATSLFGQEQPVGREILLDGEPYVVSGLLEEIPAHSSIGFNMLVSSDNLTPQNYANYDNWRTHSIYTYLLLREGADIAAMESRFPAFLRSYIDEDAAERYTPSLLKYTDMFLADEYYSSQNATLDESYVYIFTAIGFLVLVISCVNFINLSTARAARRNTEVGIRKVLGAMRRQLVFQYLFEVLIIALFAVGFSMLLVEVGLPWFNSMTGWEVVVGYTSNAFFWLSCAGILLFVTLVAGGYPAFYLSRFKPSRVFQSSGTRSRKSWLRTGLVVSQFTLAVFLLVSSLTVDRQLSFLQSKDMGYQQENLIQVILPNEEARRQAELFSQELLRNPSVEQVALASNGPYSSGSVTEYRIEGTEWEEGILVSTWYADERLIPVLGLDHKLGRNFNPNLASDSAGAFIINATAARTFGWEPESSLGKTIRTGSGDDLITGEVVGVVEDFHFESLQNRISPLILRYRPAEFDNILVRTVPGAGGEGGVESTASLHGQVEELWREMFPGEPIYYFYVEEDLSDIYTTEEVIGRLLSRLTWLTMFIACLGLLGLASYSTVQRTKEIGIRKVMGATARQIATMLSKDFIRYVLVALVIGIPLAWFGVRQWLQNFAYHTSVGVDTLLITLVASLGIALATVSWQAVRAALANPIDSLRSE is encoded by the coding sequence ATGCTGAGAAACTACGTTAAGATCGCTTTTCGCAATCTGTTCAAGGAACCCTCCTATACGCTGATCAACGTGGCCAGCCTGGCCGTAGGCATTGCCTGCTTCCTGTTCCTCCTGCTGCTGGTCCAGTATACCTTCAACTTCGATACCTTCCACGAGAAGTCCGAGCAGATCTACCGGCTCAACGATCATATCCTTACCGAGTCGGGCAGTGAAATCAACGCGGCCATCACGCCCTGGCCGTGGGCGCCGGCTATCGCCGATGAGTTTCCCGAGGTGGAGGGCTATGTGCGCTTCGCCGACCGGTCGCACAGCGTGGCCTACCAGGAAAATATTCTCAGTTACGGCGTTCACTACGTGGATGAGGCGTTTTTCGACGTCTTCTCCTTTGACCTGCAGACGGGTGATCCCGCCCTGGCGCTGGACGGGCCGAACAAGGTGGTGCTGACCCCGCCGGTTGCCACCAGCCTATTCGGACAGGAACAGCCGGTAGGCAGGGAAATCCTGCTGGACGGGGAGCCGTATGTGGTGAGCGGGCTGCTCGAGGAGATTCCGGCCCATTCAAGCATCGGCTTCAACATGCTGGTCTCCTCCGACAACCTGACCCCGCAGAACTACGCCAACTACGACAACTGGCGGACCCACAGCATCTATACCTACCTGCTGCTGAGGGAAGGGGCGGATATAGCCGCCATGGAGTCCCGGTTTCCTGCCTTTCTCCGGAGCTACATCGACGAGGATGCGGCGGAGCGGTACACCCCCTCCCTGCTCAAGTATACCGATATGTTCCTTGCCGACGAGTACTACAGCAGCCAGAACGCCACTCTCGATGAAAGCTACGTATATATATTTACGGCCATCGGATTCCTGGTGCTGGTGATCTCGTGCGTGAATTTTATCAATCTCTCCACGGCGCGCGCGGCCCGGCGAAATACCGAAGTGGGCATTCGCAAGGTGCTCGGGGCCATGCGCAGGCAGCTTGTATTCCAGTATCTCTTTGAGGTTCTGATCATTGCGCTTTTCGCCGTGGGGTTCTCCATGCTGCTGGTGGAGGTCGGGCTGCCGTGGTTCAACTCCATGACCGGCTGGGAGGTCGTGGTGGGTTACACCTCCAACGCCTTCTTCTGGCTCTCGTGCGCCGGGATCCTGTTGTTTGTTACGCTGGTGGCCGGCGGGTATCCCGCCTTCTACCTTTCCCGCTTCAAACCCTCGCGGGTGTTTCAGTCCTCGGGTACACGGTCACGCAAATCGTGGCTTCGTACCGGTCTGGTGGTCTCACAGTTCACGCTGGCAGTCTTTCTGTTGGTCAGTTCGCTGACCGTAGACCGTCAGCTCAGCTTTCTCCAATCCAAGGATATGGGATACCAGCAGGAAAACCTGATACAGGTTATCCTCCCGAACGAAGAGGCCCGCCGGCAGGCCGAGCTGTTCAGCCAGGAGCTGCTTCGCAATCCGTCCGTGGAGCAGGTGGCGCTGGCCTCCAACGGCCCGTATTCCAGCGGGTCCGTCACCGAGTACCGGATCGAGGGCACGGAATGGGAGGAGGGTATACTGGTCAGCACCTGGTATGCGGATGAGCGGTTGATTCCGGTGCTGGGACTGGACCATAAACTGGGCAGGAATTTCAACCCGAACCTGGCCTCGGACAGTGCCGGTGCCTTTATCATCAACGCCACGGCGGCGCGCACCTTCGGCTGGGAACCTGAGAGCAGTCTCGGCAAGACCATTCGGACCGGCAGCGGGGACGACCTGATTACCGGGGAGGTGGTCGGGGTGGTGGAGGATTTCCATTTTGAATCCCTCCAGAACCGGATCAGTCCCCTGATCCTGCGCTACCGTCCGGCCGAATTCGACAATATCCTGGTCCGGACGGTTCCCGGCGCCGGCGGCGAGGGCGGGGTGGAATCCACCGCTTCCCTGCACGGGCAGGTGGAGGAGCTGTGGCGGGAGATGTTCCCCGGCGAGCCCATCTACTATTTCTATGTGGAAGAGGATCTGTCCGATATCTACACGACAGAAGAGGTAATCGGCAGGTTGCTGAGCAGGCTGACCTGGCTCACCATGTTCATCGCATGTCTCGGGCTGCTCGGGCTCGCCTCCTACAGCACGGTGCAGCGCACCAAGGAAATCGGCATCCGCAAGGTAATGGGCGCCACGGCGCGGCAGATCGCCACCATGCTTTCAAAAGATTTCATACGCTATGTGCTGGTCGCCCTGGTGATCGGCATCCCGCTGGCCTGGTTCGGCGTACGCCAGTGGCTGCAGAATTTCGCCTACCACACCAGCGTGGGCGTGGACACCCTGCTTATCACACTCGTCGCCAGTCTTGGAATTGCCCTGGCAACGGTAAGCTGGCAGGCCGTGCGCGCTGCCCTCGCCAATCCCATTGATTCGCTGCGCTCCGAGTAG